One region of Rhodophyticola sp. CCM32 genomic DNA includes:
- the qatA gene encoding Qat anti-phage system ATPase QatA — protein sequence MIVADNETAVDLLYYEAVAKTVVRVVSEKSDEPLSVGVHGDWGAGKSSILMMVEESFKDDERVLCIRFNGWLFQGFDDAKTVLIETIVEELMKRRSGSQKVIDQGKKLFRRINWMKMARKAGAYGMTVATGVPHPDTLSDLYAAATSVVKTGADAISADSLKSVVDSAGAYLKDAEVESTPQQMHEFRQEFETLLEVADIDRLVVLVDDLGRCLPETAIGTLEAIRLFLFVPRAAFVIAADEGMIEYCVRQHFPDLPTATGPATYARNYLEKLIQVPFRLPSLGYAETRIYVALLLVLNECGDESDTFKKLVPIARAALQKPWTGPGLDRASLKAAFETIPDAVERGLDIAYRIAPILTDGSRGNPRQVKRFINTMALRLAIAEERGFADELNMSVLAKVMLAERFAPEVFDALARGAADTGFSDELIALEAHAASDGAEAVPVKVNGTAAPAKKAPKAKETVQLPDWPNIEWAKRWAGIPPALAEVDLRPYVFVSRDRRGGYGSQTPLGELDEMLGKLMGPPLQVKQITTEIKRLTPVEAEQLFDALRAKVADAEDLVEEPDGMHGLAAICQHHPFLQASLVGFFRDLPVTKIGTWVMTGWAGAITEA from the coding sequence ATGATCGTCGCCGACAATGAGACAGCAGTCGACCTGCTCTATTACGAAGCGGTAGCGAAGACGGTCGTGCGCGTCGTGTCTGAAAAGTCGGACGAACCGCTCAGCGTCGGCGTCCACGGTGACTGGGGGGCTGGCAAATCCAGTATCCTAATGATGGTCGAAGAATCGTTCAAGGACGACGAACGCGTCCTGTGCATACGTTTCAACGGATGGCTGTTCCAAGGGTTTGACGACGCGAAGACGGTGCTAATCGAGACGATCGTCGAGGAGTTGATGAAGAGACGTTCGGGCTCGCAGAAGGTTATCGACCAGGGTAAGAAGCTGTTTCGCCGCATCAACTGGATGAAGATGGCGCGCAAGGCTGGTGCTTACGGCATGACCGTTGCGACCGGCGTACCCCACCCGGATACGCTGTCAGATCTCTACGCGGCTGCGACATCGGTCGTCAAAACCGGAGCCGATGCGATATCGGCGGACAGCTTGAAAAGCGTCGTCGACAGCGCCGGTGCATATCTCAAAGACGCCGAGGTCGAGAGCACACCGCAACAGATGCATGAGTTTCGCCAAGAGTTCGAAACATTACTCGAGGTGGCTGATATCGACAGACTCGTCGTGCTGGTCGACGACTTGGGTCGATGTTTACCGGAGACGGCGATCGGAACCTTAGAGGCCATCCGTCTCTTCCTGTTCGTCCCACGGGCAGCGTTCGTCATTGCCGCGGACGAGGGTATGATCGAGTACTGTGTCCGGCAGCACTTTCCCGACTTACCGACCGCCACGGGGCCAGCGACCTACGCACGAAACTATCTTGAAAAGCTCATTCAGGTTCCGTTCCGCCTCCCGTCGCTTGGCTATGCCGAGACCCGTATCTATGTGGCGTTGCTGCTCGTATTGAACGAATGTGGCGATGAGTCCGACACCTTCAAAAAATTGGTTCCGATAGCGCGTGCCGCACTCCAAAAACCCTGGACGGGCCCCGGGCTGGACCGCGCCAGCTTGAAAGCCGCCTTTGAAACGATCCCGGACGCCGTCGAACGGGGCCTCGACATTGCCTACAGGATCGCCCCGATCCTGACGGACGGCTCACGTGGCAACCCTCGACAAGTCAAACGGTTCATCAACACGATGGCGCTCAGACTGGCAATCGCCGAGGAACGGGGATTTGCCGATGAGTTGAATATGAGCGTCCTCGCCAAGGTGATGCTTGCAGAGAGATTCGCTCCAGAAGTCTTCGACGCACTCGCGAGGGGCGCGGCGGACACCGGTTTCTCAGACGAGTTGATCGCCTTGGAGGCGCACGCGGCATCGGACGGCGCAGAGGCCGTCCCGGTCAAAGTCAACGGGACTGCGGCACCGGCGAAGAAAGCGCCCAAGGCCAAGGAGACCGTCCAACTTCCCGACTGGCCAAACATCGAATGGGCTAAGCGGTGGGCAGGCATTCCTCCGGCGCTCGCCGAAGTCGACCTGCGTCCCTATGTGTTCGTCAGCCGCGACCGGCGTGGTGGATACGGGTCGCAAACGCCACTCGGCGAACTCGACGAGATGCTCGGCAAGCTCATGGGCCCGCCGTTACAAGTCAAACAGATCACGACAGAGATCAAGAGACTGACCCCTGTCGAGGCCGAGCAACTCTTCGACGCATTGCGGGCCAAGGTTGCCGACGCCGAAGACCTTGTCGAAGAGCCGGACGGAATGCACGGCCTGGCCGCCATCTGCCAGCACCATCCGTTCCTGCAGGCGTCGCTTGTCGGCTTCTTCAGGGACCTACCGGTGACCAAGATCGGGACCTGGGTCATGACGGGCTGGGCGGGTGCGATCACAGAGGCGTAG
- a CDS encoding type IV toxin-antitoxin system AbiEi family antitoxin, translating to MSTQRGQKLNSLQHLLPEGLVVSAAWLEDRGYSSALRGKYVANGWLKQPARGIYTRPGAETRWQHLVISMQSLMRQPVAVGGLSALELQGYGHYVRLGKGQRVYLYTETRLAKWVREVDPSLHFEQRNARRLFKEADIEHAVTDLPDLTVPADHTETSQISGGLRRFAWGDREWPMIVSSPERATLEFLDEIPNRQSFEHAADLFTGLANLSPRRLQKLLERCDSVKVTRLFLWFAERHGHAWLKHLDVAAIDIGSGKRVIAKSGRLDPKYQITVPENLDGH from the coding sequence ATGAGTACGCAACGAGGTCAAAAATTAAACTCGCTCCAACACCTGCTTCCCGAAGGATTGGTGGTTAGCGCCGCTTGGCTGGAGGACAGGGGCTACTCCAGTGCCTTACGCGGAAAGTATGTCGCGAACGGGTGGCTGAAACAGCCCGCGCGCGGAATTTACACGCGACCGGGCGCTGAGACGAGATGGCAACACCTGGTCATATCCATGCAATCGTTGATGCGTCAGCCCGTCGCGGTCGGCGGCCTGTCCGCCCTCGAATTACAGGGGTACGGCCACTATGTCCGGTTGGGCAAGGGGCAGCGCGTCTATCTCTATACCGAAACCCGCCTTGCCAAATGGGTACGCGAGGTCGATCCGTCGCTTCACTTCGAGCAACGAAATGCCAGGAGGTTGTTTAAAGAGGCCGACATCGAGCACGCGGTCACGGATCTTCCCGATCTCACGGTCCCTGCTGACCACACTGAAACGTCGCAGATATCGGGTGGGCTGAGACGATTTGCGTGGGGTGACCGCGAATGGCCAATGATCGTCTCAAGCCCCGAGAGAGCGACTCTCGAATTTCTAGATGAGATCCCAAACAGACAATCCTTTGAACACGCGGCTGACCTGTTCACCGGTCTTGCGAACCTAAGTCCGCGGCGACTGCAAAAACTCCTCGAACGATGCGACAGCGTGAAGGTCACGCGTCTCTTCCTCTGGTTCGCAGAAAGACACGGACACGCGTGGCTGAAGCATTTGGACGTCGCAGCCATCGATATCGGGAGTGGGAAGAGGGTTATCGCAAAGTCCGGGCGACTAGATCCGAAATATCAGATTACAGTACCGGAGAATTTGGATGGCCATTGA
- a CDS encoding nucleotidyl transferase AbiEii/AbiGii toxin family protein, with product MAIDERYRQQVELLVRTLPSVAAESVFALKGGTAINLFVRDLPRLSVDIDLTYLPVKPRNESLSDIDETLQRIGKSISETLSDAKVFPSRLDKEGTLNRLIVRSPEAQIKIEVTPVTRGCVFEPTVMPVSEKVEEQFSFAETLVVSFDDLYAGKLVAALDRQHPRDLFDVRDLLANEGVSDTLRQAFLVYIVSHNRPAAEVLAPRRKDIEQEFQNNFVGMTTTPVRIEDLIAAREQMIETVVGQMPQGHREFLVGVERGDVRWQLADLQEVAELPAIRWKLSNLEKVPSNRRETFAANLAAIWD from the coding sequence ATGGCCATTGACGAGCGCTATCGCCAACAGGTCGAACTGTTGGTGCGAACTCTCCCGTCCGTAGCGGCCGAGAGTGTGTTCGCACTGAAGGGCGGTACTGCGATCAATCTGTTTGTGCGCGACCTACCACGACTGTCAGTCGATATCGACTTGACGTACCTGCCGGTCAAACCGCGTAATGAGTCATTGTCGGACATTGACGAAACGCTGCAGCGGATCGGCAAATCCATCTCTGAAACCCTGTCGGACGCAAAAGTCTTCCCGAGCAGACTGGACAAGGAGGGGACGCTAAACCGCTTGATCGTGAGATCGCCAGAGGCGCAGATCAAGATCGAGGTGACGCCGGTTACGCGTGGATGTGTTTTTGAGCCGACGGTCATGCCAGTTTCTGAGAAAGTTGAAGAGCAGTTCAGTTTCGCCGAGACCTTGGTCGTATCATTCGATGACCTATACGCAGGCAAACTCGTCGCCGCGCTCGACAGGCAGCACCCGCGGGATCTTTTCGATGTACGAGACCTGTTGGCAAACGAGGGCGTAAGCGACACGCTACGGCAAGCCTTCCTCGTCTACATCGTGAGCCACAATCGCCCCGCCGCCGAGGTGTTGGCACCCAGGCGCAAGGATATAGAGCAGGAATTTCAGAACAATTTCGTGGGAATGACAACCACCCCAGTACGGATCGAAGACCTGATAGCTGCACGCGAACAGATGATCGAAACCGTCGTAGGTCAGATGCCTCAGGGACATCGGGAATTCCTGGTCGGGGTCGAACGGGGGGATGTGCGATGGCAGCTTGCCGACCTTCAGGAGGTTGCCGAACTGCCTGCGATCCGATGGAAACTGTCAAATCTCGAAAAGGTTCCCTCAAACCGTCGCGAAACGTTCGCCGCCAACCTTGCCGCCATTTGGGACTAG
- a CDS encoding ImmA/IrrE family metallo-endopeptidase: MNAPRRARYSKIEKLVVNLLEKHQIEKAPVPVESIVASYGIHLRKGDLEDVSGLIVRDGTSVTIGVNGKQSRTRQRFTIAHEFGHFLLHEGMSSHVDHNYRVNFRSKESSLAVDVEEIEANFFAASLLMPKQFLHEANAVEAVDSDRSVGRLAAKFKVSQHAMSLRIGNVYREHSPF, translated from the coding sequence ATGAATGCTCCGCGACGTGCACGATACTCCAAGATCGAGAAATTAGTAGTCAACCTGCTGGAAAAACATCAAATCGAAAAGGCTCCAGTTCCGGTCGAAAGTATCGTAGCCAGCTACGGGATCCATCTGAGAAAGGGAGACTTGGAGGATGTATCAGGTCTGATCGTCCGGGACGGCACCTCAGTAACTATCGGGGTTAATGGAAAACAGAGCCGCACCCGGCAACGCTTCACCATTGCTCATGAGTTTGGCCATTTTCTTCTTCACGAAGGCATGTCTAGCCACGTGGATCACAATTATCGTGTGAACTTCCGTTCGAAAGAGTCCTCGCTTGCGGTTGATGTTGAAGAGATCGAGGCGAACTTTTTTGCAGCTAGCCTCCTCATGCCGAAGCAATTTCTGCACGAAGCCAATGCCGTCGAAGCCGTTGATAGCGATCGATCAGTCGGGCGACTGGCAGCGAAATTTAAAGTTAGTCAGCATGCAATGAGCTTGCGGATAGGAAATGTCTACAGAGAGCATTCGCCTTTTTGA
- a CDS encoding helix-turn-helix domain-containing protein: MNETLYPALGMAVRKHREQLGLSQSALGSRVNMARTTITNIEAGGQNIMMHQFVELANALRVKPVELLEEIGDLQAPESAEEQDPAMESLLMKLTKPIKAPKA; encoded by the coding sequence TTGAACGAGACACTGTACCCGGCACTCGGTATGGCCGTTAGAAAGCACCGGGAACAACTTGGTCTTTCTCAGTCAGCCTTGGGCAGTCGCGTCAATATGGCTCGAACCACCATCACCAATATCGAAGCTGGTGGGCAGAATATCATGATGCATCAATTTGTTGAACTTGCTAACGCGTTGCGCGTTAAACCCGTTGAATTGCTTGAAGAGATCGGCGATCTCCAGGCACCAGAATCCGCCGAAGAGCAAGATCCAGCTATGGAGTCACTTCTTATGAAACTTACAAAACCTATCAAGGCGCCTAAGGCATGA
- a CDS encoding patatin-like phospholipase family protein, producing the protein MIDTAKPRPYRVLSLDGGGMRGIYTAAFLERLCGQHAKRNGGKQLDIGLGFDLIVGTSTGAIVGCAAAVGCPMSEVVSLYRDKGSEIFPYRLKGKASAIYRALRGRRFVRSGDLALREALTKVLGDTSLAEVYRKREISMSVPTVLMSEHRAWVFKKTAASGVRDDDYSLVDICMATSAAPIYRSLAAIDPPGMKGGPKQVFADGGLWANNPIMVALTDALAAADEDQPIEIFALGTCPRPEGEHITGDGVHRSLLEWWMGAQVAPLAISAQEFAYDNMARLLAGQLSKTGRSINTIRFPRNDVPASMMPFLALDDTRDAATERLIAQAHTDADVTRSACDDPQDQAGSRIQALLNAMPEFDPQKAIFSIETDENSKNEQRAER; encoded by the coding sequence ATGATTGACACCGCAAAACCTCGCCCATATCGCGTCCTCAGCTTGGACGGTGGTGGCATGCGCGGCATTTACACCGCAGCGTTCTTGGAACGACTGTGCGGGCAACATGCGAAGCGCAACGGCGGCAAACAGCTGGATATCGGACTAGGATTTGATCTCATTGTGGGAACAAGCACTGGCGCAATCGTTGGCTGCGCTGCTGCAGTTGGTTGCCCAATGTCAGAGGTCGTTTCGCTATACCGCGACAAGGGTTCTGAGATTTTTCCATATCGGCTGAAAGGTAAGGCAAGCGCAATTTATCGTGCTCTGCGTGGCCGCAGATTTGTGCGCAGCGGCGATCTCGCCCTGCGCGAAGCTCTGACGAAGGTACTCGGGGACACATCATTGGCAGAAGTATATCGCAAACGCGAAATCTCCATGAGTGTTCCGACGGTCCTCATGTCCGAACATCGCGCATGGGTGTTCAAGAAGACTGCCGCCAGCGGTGTTCGCGATGACGACTACTCACTTGTTGACATCTGTATGGCAACGAGTGCTGCGCCGATTTATCGCTCACTTGCGGCGATTGATCCGCCCGGAATGAAGGGGGGGCCAAAACAGGTCTTCGCCGATGGTGGTCTTTGGGCAAACAATCCAATCATGGTGGCCCTGACAGACGCTCTCGCAGCAGCTGATGAAGATCAACCGATCGAAATCTTCGCACTTGGCACCTGCCCTCGTCCCGAGGGTGAACACATTACCGGAGACGGAGTGCACCGCTCTCTGCTGGAATGGTGGATGGGCGCCCAAGTGGCTCCATTGGCAATCAGCGCCCAGGAATTCGCCTATGACAACATGGCGCGGTTGCTCGCAGGGCAGCTGAGCAAAACTGGTAGATCAATCAACACAATCCGCTTTCCAAGAAATGACGTGCCTGCGAGCATGATGCCTTTTCTTGCACTGGACGACACACGTGATGCTGCCACGGAAAGATTGATCGCTCAGGCGCATACAGACGCCGATGTGACGCGGAGCGCCTGCGATGATCCACAGGATCAGGCTGGGAGCCGCATTCAGGCACTTTTGAACGCGATGCCAGAATTCGACCCACAGAAGGCGATTTTCAGCATCGAAACTGACGAAAACTCAAAAAACGAACAACGAGCAGAGAGGTGA
- a CDS encoding cyclic GMP-AMP synthase DncV-like nucleotidyltransferase: protein MDTNDLPKAIEHVSQGSYEMKTMLQDQNNDYDIDDGVYFDKEDLVGDRGAYMTSLQARQMVRDAMDDGCFKTPPEVRSNCVRIYYSAGYYVDKPVYRRVEEDGAIWFELASSSGWKRSDARDVSSWYEEERNASSDPIQFRRINRHLKKHAKSRNSWKSRSLSGFGISTLLSEQHHLNSDREDEALYYTMVAIRNRLTYNTVIDHPVTPNDTITSGSPDAKAAFFRDKLSEAIDHLAPLFEYGCDRETALKCWDKVFNTTFFIERCESDNESNSALAAPAISSGALLGSAAQAAGAVNDAGGGRHA from the coding sequence TTGGACACCAACGATCTACCAAAGGCGATAGAGCACGTCTCGCAAGGCAGCTATGAGATGAAGACGATGCTGCAGGATCAGAACAATGACTATGACATCGATGACGGCGTCTACTTTGACAAAGAAGACCTCGTAGGAGATCGTGGAGCCTACATGACGTCCTTGCAAGCCCGGCAGATGGTTCGTGATGCGATGGACGATGGCTGCTTCAAGACACCGCCAGAAGTGCGCAGTAACTGCGTAAGGATATACTACAGCGCCGGATACTACGTAGATAAACCGGTTTACCGCCGCGTCGAGGAAGACGGCGCAATCTGGTTCGAGCTTGCATCAAGTTCAGGATGGAAGCGCTCGGATGCTAGGGACGTCTCAAGCTGGTATGAAGAAGAGCGCAACGCCTCAAGCGACCCCATTCAATTCCGTCGCATCAACCGCCATCTCAAAAAACATGCCAAGAGCCGCAACAGCTGGAAATCACGTAGCCTAAGTGGGTTTGGGATCTCGACCTTGCTGTCCGAGCAACATCATTTGAACAGCGACAGGGAAGACGAAGCGCTTTATTACACCATGGTGGCGATCCGAAATCGCCTGACCTACAACACCGTCATTGACCATCCGGTCACACCGAACGACACGATTACCTCTGGCAGTCCCGATGCCAAGGCTGCCTTCTTTCGCGACAAGCTCAGCGAAGCTATCGACCATTTGGCACCGCTGTTTGAGTACGGATGCGATCGCGAAACCGCGCTGAAATGTTGGGACAAGGTGTTCAACACCACCTTCTTCATTGAGCGGTGTGAATCTGACAACGAATCCAACTCAGCCCTCGCGGCACCCGCCATTTCATCTGGCGCACTATTGGGATCAGCGGCCCAGGCGG